The following coding sequences are from one Triticum dicoccoides isolate Atlit2015 ecotype Zavitan chromosome 4A, WEW_v2.0, whole genome shotgun sequence window:
- the LOC119290081 gene encoding uncharacterized protein LOC119290081, with translation MYGNRLSREFTTGLKDFLVVANANKQKGFVICPCVDCKNQKGYSSSREVHLHLLRHGFMPSYNCWTKHGERGVIMEEDEEGDDFIDESYLAHFGDTFMEDAEGEGEGEGAGEGEGEGEGEGEGEEEARDETVDDLGRTISDARRRCETEKERENLDRMLEDHRKSLYPGCDDGLKKLGCTLDLLKWKAQAGVADSAFENLLKMLKNMFPKNNELPASTYEAKKVVCPLGLEVLKIHACINDCILYRGEYENLNECPICTALRYKIRGDDPGDDVEGGKPRKRVPAKVMWYAPIIPRLKRLFRNKEHAKLLRWHKEDRKSDGELRHTADGTQWRKIDREFKDFAADARNIRFGLSTDGMNPFGPKQPGNDIDVYLRPLLDELLQLWGRPGVRVWDEHKKEEFNLRALLFVTINDWPALSNLSGLSNKGYNACTHCLHETESVHLPNCKKNVYLGHRRFLPKIHPVRKKGKHYNGKADHRPKPAERTGAEVFDMVKDLKVIFGKGPGGQSVPKGADGHAAMWKKKSIFWELEYWKVLEVRSAIDVMHVTKNICVNLLSRASNALTKEEKVIFFECLSSMKVASGFSSNIKGIINMAEKKFQNLKSHDCHVIMTQLLPIALRGLLPENVRVAIVKLCAFLNAISQKVINPEDLPRLQNDVIQCLVSFELVFPPSFFNIMTHLLVHLVEEIFILGPVFLHNMFPFERFMGVLKKYVRNRARPEGSIAKGYGNEEVIEFCVDFVPDLKPIGLPRSRHEGRLSGKGTIGRKSTTCMDGHSLTEAHHTVLTNSSLVAPYFEKHKNILRSPSSTITTFQGYEINGNTFYTIAQDKKSTNQNSGVRFDAATENGQKVTYYGYIEEIWELDYGPSFKVPLFRCKWFKLTGGGVKVDQQYGMTMVDFNNLGYLDEPFVLAKDVAQVFYVKDMSSKPRKRKDKKTISTSCDDPKRHIVLSGKRNIVGVEDKTDMSEDYNMFAEIPPFKVNTDPSIKLNDEDAPW, from the exons atgtacggtaaccgactctcccgcgagttcactacgggtttgaaagatttcctcgtagtggctaatgcgaacaagcagaagggttttgttatctgcccatgtgttgactgtaagaatcagaagggttactcttcctcaagagaagttcacctgcacctgcttcggcacggtttcatgccaagctataattgttggaccaagcatggagaaagaggggttataatggaagaagatgaagaaggggatgatttcatcgatgaaagctatcttgctcatttcggtgatactttcatggaggatgctgaaggtgaaggggaaggtgaaggggcaggtgaaggggaaggtgaaggggaaggtgaaggtgaaggtgaagaagaggcacgtgatgagaccgttgatgatcttggtcggaccatatctgatgcacggagacgctgcgaaactgaaaaggagagggagaatttggatcgcatgttagaggatcacagaaagtcgttgtaccctggatgcgatgatggtctgaaaaagctgggttgcacactggatttgctgaaatggaaggcacaggcaggtgtagctgactcggcatttgaaaacttgctgaaaatgttgaagaatatgtttccaaagaataacgagttgcccgccagtacgtacgaagcaaagaaggttgtatgccctctaggtttagaggttctgaagatacatgcatgcatcaacgactgcatcctctaccgcggtgaatacgagaatttgaatgaatgcccgatatgcactgcattgcgttataagatcagaggcgatgaccctggtgacgatgttgagggcgggaaacccaggaagagggttcccgccaaggtgatgtggtatgctcctataataccacggttgaaacgtctgttcaggaacaaagagcatgccaagttgttgcgatggcacaaagaggaccgtaagtcggacggggagttgagacacaccgcagatggaacgcaatggagaaagatcgacagagagttcaaagattttgcagctgacgcaaggaacataagatttggtctaagtacagatggcatgaatccttttg gtccgaagcaacccggcaacgacatcgatgtgtacctaaggccattacttgatgaacttttacagctgtggggcagacctggtgtccgtgtgtgggatgagcacaaaaaagaggaatttaacctacgagcgttgcttttcgtaaccatcaacgattggcctgctcttagtaacctttcgggactgtcaaataagggatacaatgcatgcacgcactgcttacatgagactgaaagtgtacatttgccaaattgtaagaagaacgtgtaccttgggcatcgtcgatttcttccgaaaattcatccagtaagaaagaaaggcaagcattacaacggcaaggcagatcaccggccgaagcctgcggaacgcactggtgctgaggtatttgatatggtcaaggatttgaaagtcatctttggaaagggtcctggcggacaatcagttccgaagggagctgacgggcacgcagccatgtggaagaagaaatctatattctgggagctagaatattggaaagtcctagaagtccgctctgcaatcgacgtgatgcacgttacgaagaatatttgcgtgaacctcctaa gtcgtgccagcaacgctctgaccaaagaagagaaggtcatcttttttgaatgcctgagcagtatgaaggtcgcgtctggattctcgtccaatataaagggaataataaacatggcggagaaaaagttccaaaacctgaagtctcacgactgccacgtgattatgacgcaattgcttccgattgctttgagggggctcctgccggaaaatgttcgagtagccattgtgaagctatgtgcattcctcaatgcaatctctcagaaggtaatcaatccagaagatctaccacggttacagaacgatgtgatccaatgtcttgtcagtttcgagttggtgttcccgccatccttctttaatattatgacgcacctcttggttcacctagtcgaagagattttcattctcggtcctgtatttctacacaatatgttccccttcgagaggttcatgggagtattaaagaaatatgttcgtaaccgtgctaggccagaaggaagcatcgccaagggctatggaaatgaggaggtaattgagttttgtgttgactttgttcctgaccttaagccgattggtcttcctcgatcgcggcacgaggggagactaagtggaaaaggcacgatcggaaggaaatcaacgacatgtatggacggccattctctgactgaagcacaccacactgtactgaccaattccagcttggtggctccgtactttgagaaacacaagaatattttacgct caccatcttcgactataacgactttccaagggtacgagataaatgggaatacattttacacgatcgcccaagataaaaagagcaccaaccaaaacagtggtgtccgctttgatgcagcaaccgagaatgggcaaaaggtcacatattatggttacatagaggagatatgggaacttgactatggaccctcctttaaggtccctttgttccggtgcaaatggttcaagctaacaggaggtggggtaaaggtggaccagcaatacggaatgacaatggtggatttcaacaatcttggttaccttgacgaaccattcgtcctagcgaaagatgtcgctcaggttttctatgtgaaggacatgagtagcaaaccgaggaaacggaaagataagaaaacgatcagtacatcatgcgatgatccaaagcgccacattgttctttcagggaaaagaaacatcgtgggagtggaggacaagacagacatgtcagaagattataatatgtttgctgaaattccgcccttcaaagtcaacaccgacccaagcattaagttaaatgatgaggatgctccatgg